Proteins co-encoded in one Lineus longissimus chromosome 11, tnLinLong1.2, whole genome shotgun sequence genomic window:
- the LOC135495876 gene encoding repressor of RNA polymerase III transcription MAF1 homolog, producing the protein MKLLENSKFEAINCALSVEMGDCKIDGRIESYSCKMAGNDKRLFKVISQDGGHAPNDLQALSPPMGTLSHSPVKSVSDSEGGEGPLCDTISTKTLFYLISTLNASFAPDYDFSNAKSGEFSKEPSLQWVMNSIDSLLFASEGDTFSMLRPQLWAALDEEIGLGECELYSYNPDLASDPYGEEGCIWSFNYFIYNKKMKRIVFFSCRATSVTSDSGIGKDLGGVEMFEDYEMDGGSEYAY; encoded by the exons ATGAAACTCCTAGAAAATTCAAAGTTTGAGGCCATCAATTGTGCCCTGTCAGTGGAGATGGGTGACTGCAAAATTGATGGGCG AATCGAGAGTTACTCCTGCAAAATGGCTGGGAATGACAAACGACTGTTCAAAGTCATCAGCCAAGATGGCGGTCACGCCCCTAACGATCTCCAGGCTCTGTCTCCTCCAATGGGTACTCTGTCTCACAGCCCTGTCAA GAGTGTGAGTGACAGTGAGGGTGGCGAGGGGCCACTCTGCGACACGATAAGCACCAAGACACTGTTCTACCTCATCTCGACCCTGAACGCATCTTTTGCTCCGGACTATGACTTCAGCAATGCTAAAAGTGGAGAGTTCAGCAAGGAGCCAAGTCTGCAG TGGGTGATGAATTCAATAGACAGTCTCCTGTTTGCCTCTGAGGGCGACACATTCAGTATGTTACGACCGCAGTTATGGGCTGCTCTTGATGAAGAGATTGGCTTGGGAGAATGTGAACTCTACAG TTACAATCCTGACTTGGCGTCTGACCCATACGGTGAAGAAGGCTGCATCTGGTCGTTCAACTATTTCATCTACAacaagaagatgaagaggaTCGTATTCTTCTCCTGCAGGGCAACCAG CGTCACCTCCGACTCGGGTATCGGCAAGGATCTCGGTGGAGTCGAGATGTTTGAGGATTACGAGATGGATGG